The genomic region CTTTACTTCTTTCAAGATGGTTTCAACCTCGGCCAAATGGCCTTTGCCTTCATAACCGCAGGCCAGGCTTCCCCATCTGGGGCCGATAAACCTGTATCCTAAGGGCTTTAATTTTTCAATATTAGATTGAACTATCTTGTTATTATACATTCTTTCATTCATTGCCGGGCAGATAACTACTTTTGATTTAGCCGCCAGCACTGTACAGCTTAATAAATCGTCCGCAATACCGTTGGCCAACTTGCCGATTATGCCGGCTGTAGCCGGACAAAT from Candidatus Omnitrophota bacterium harbors:
- a CDS encoding flavoprotein; translation: MKKREIVIGVCGSIAAYKAVEIVNRLVKKRVNVKVIMTRSAAEFVGPLTFQTLSRNPVMAGLFEDSKACRPAHISLAASADLILICPATAGIIGKLANGIADDLLSCTVLAAKSKVVICPAMNERMYNNKIVQSNIEKLKPLGYRFIGPRWGSLACGYEGKGHLAEVETILKEVKKILK